Part of the Deltaproteobacteria bacterium IMCC39524 genome, TGCCCATTTTGATTACCTGATCCAATCAGCGTTGCCATTCCTGATCGAAACTTTTGGTGCTGGCATCAATAAGCCTTTAAGCCTCTGGAGTGCCGGTTGCTCCACCGGCAAGGAGCCTTACACCCTTGCCATGGTCCTCAAGGAATTCCAGCTTGAACGGCCGGACTTCCGCTTTGATATCCTCGGCACCGATATCTGCACAGAGGTCCTCGAAAAATCCGTACAGGGGATTTACGCTGAGGTCAAGGCTGCCCCCATCCCTGAAAAGCTGAAGAAAAAATATCTGCTCAGATCCAAGGACCCCGAAAACCGCATGGTCCGCATTGTCCCGGAATTACGTTCCCTTGCGCGTTTTCGTCGACTGAATTTTATGGATGATGATTTTGGCTTCCGTGAGCCGTTTGATATCATTTTTTGCAGGAACGTCATTATTTACTTCGATCGGCCTACCCAGGAAAGGTTGTTGTCAAAGCTGGTCGATAACCTGGAGTCAGGACGAT contains:
- a CDS encoding protein-glutamate O-methyltransferase yields the protein MSEVDKTGIKKNEGVSTVAPALKRFDARLTDRDFERFSKLVYDHCGIKLPSHKRSMLEARLRKRLRAHTLASFEEYAELIFSKDEPTEELIKLIDVVTTNKTDFFREPAHFDYLIQSALPFLIETFGAGINKPLSLWSAGCSTGKEPYTLAMVLKEFQLERPDFRFDILGTDICTEVLEKSVQGIYAEVKAAPIPEKLKKKYLLRSKDPENRMVRIVPELRSLARFRRLNFMDDDFGFREPFDIIFCRNVIIYFDRPTQERLLSKLVDNLESGRYIFLGHSETLLGLNLPLKQMAPSVYRKI